A stretch of the Gossypium hirsutum isolate 1008001.06 chromosome D07, Gossypium_hirsutum_v2.1, whole genome shotgun sequence genome encodes the following:
- the LOC107955025 gene encoding cytochrome b561 and DOMON domain-containing protein At2g04850: MTHHFLCPQQNLTTILINVKTKAPLSTFKPHPVLVSTTMGFLFFIFLFISHLNTAFSGHCSTTTATKTFQKCTTLPTQQASIAWTFHPHNATLDLCFFGTFISPSGWVGWGINPTSAEMTGTRALVAFPDPNSGQLVLLPYILDPSVKLQKSPLLSRPLDINLISSSATLYGGKMATIHNGATVQIYATVKLVPNKTKIHHVWNRGLYVQGYSPTIHPTTSNDLSSITTFDVLSGSAATQHNNVDMLKLVHGILNAISWGLLLPMGAVTARYLRHVQALGPTWFYVHSGIQLSAFFLGTVGFAIGIRMGAMSPGVTYGLHRKLGFAAFCLGALQTLALLFRPKTTHKFRKYWKSYHHFVGYSCVVLGVVNVFQGFEVMGEGRSYAKLGYCLCLSTLVGICIALEMNSWVIFCRKSKEEKMRREGLISGSDKGSGIHSGTHSGIHG, encoded by the coding sequence ATGACACACCACTTTCTTTGCCCCCAACAAAACCTTACCACCATTCTCATAAATGTTAAAACAAAAGCTCCCCTTTCCACATTCAAGCCTCACCCTGTTCTTGTGTCCACAACCATGGGCTTTCTCttcttcattttccttttcatttcccATCTAAACACTGCATTTTCAGGTCATTGCAGCACCACCACCGCCACCAAGACTTTCCAAAAATGTACGACACTCCCCACACAACAAGCCTCTATTGCTTGGACATTCCATCCCCATAATGCCACATTAGACCTTTGCTTCTTCGGCACTTTCATTTCGCCTTCCGGTTGGGTCGGGTGGGGTATCAATCCGACGTCCGCGGAAATGACCGGCACACGCGCCCTCGTTGCATTTCCTGACCCTAATTCTGGCCAGTTGGTACTACTACCTTACATTCTTGACCCATCTGTCAAGCTCCAAAAATCACCACTCCTCTCTCGCCCACTTGATATCAACTTGATATCTTCATCGGCTACATTGTATGGTGGCAAGATGGCTACTATACACAATGGTGCTACTGTTCAAATTTATGCCACGGTGAAACTTGTACCAAACAAGACCAAAATTCACCATGTTTGGAACAGAGGACTGTATGTCCAAGGCTACTCCCCAACCATCCATCCCACAACATCTAACGACCTTTCCTCGATCACTACATTTGATGTCTTGTCTGGCTCAGCTGCTACACAGCACAACAACGTAGACATGCTCAAACTTGTTCACGGAATCCTTAACGCCATCTCCTGGGGCTTATTACTACCGATGGGCGCTGTCACGGCACGGTACTTACGCCACGTACAAGCACTAGGACCTACGTGGTTTTACGTCCATTCAGGTATCCAATTGTCAGCATTTTTCCTGGGAACAGTGGGGTTTGCAATTGGGATCCGGATGGGAGCCATGTCACCAGGAGTGACGTATGGACTCCATAGAAAGCTTGGATTCGCAGCGTTTTGCTTGGGGGCTCTTCAAACACTTGCTCTGCTGTTTAGGCCTAAGACTACACATAAATTCAGGAAGTACTGGAAATCCTACCACCATTTTGTTGGGTACTCTTGTGTGGTGCTCGGGGTTGTGAATGTTTTCCAGGGCTTTGAAGTTATGGGGGAAGGCAGGTCCTATGCTAAGCTGGGGTATTGTTTGTGCTTGTCAACATTGGTAGGTATATGCATAGCTTTGGAAATGAATTCTTGGGTGATATTTTGTAGGAAATCtaaagaagaaaagatgaggaGAGAAGGACTGATTTCAGGATCAGATAAAGGTAGTGGAATCCACAGTGGAACCCATAGTGGAATCCATggctaa